The following proteins are co-located in the Festucalex cinctus isolate MCC-2025b chromosome 15, RoL_Fcin_1.0, whole genome shotgun sequence genome:
- the june gene encoding junE proto-oncogene, AP-1 transcription factor subunit → MTAKMETPFYHDDSPAIHSFSQFPEYERYPGNKMLMCKKAMSVGSHHFPAGVAGGRSTNPNNLGPANNSSLMTSSADMNMLKLASPDLEHLIIQSNQGLVTTSPLSNSTNPFIYRNQATNEQEGFADGFVKALADLHKQNQLVGGHMSPSSSSNVSLQASYQRNLMSTSDMPIYTNLSSYNQGQLAYSGGQMAYSSGHNGGGASQPHPRGLDAPQTVPEVPHLPGDPTSPPSLSPIDLETQERIKAERKKLRNRIAASKCRKRKLERISRLEEKVKILKSQNSDLASTASMLREQVSQLKQKVMSHVTNGCQIAVSSPNKSGGRGGSAGSEDSSC, encoded by the coding sequence ATGACAGCCAAGATGGAGACTCCTTTCTACCATGACGACTCCCCCGCCATTCACAGCTTCAGTCAGTTTCCAGAATACGAGCGCTACCCTGGAAACAAGATGTTGATGTGTAAGAAGGCCATGTCAGTAGGAAGCCATCATTTTCCTGCCGGTGTTGCGGGCGGGAGAAGTACCAACCCCAACAACCTCGGGCCAGCTAACAACAGCTCCCTCATGACATCATCGGCTGACATGAACATGCTGAAGCTAGCCTCCCCTGACCTGGAGCATTTGATCATCCAGTCCAACCAGGGATTGGTCACCACCAGCCCTCTGTCCAACTCCACCAACCCGTTCATCTATCGGAACCAGGCCACCAACGAGCAAGAAGGCTTTGCCGATGGCTTTGTCAAAGCGCTCGCGGACCTTCACAAGCAGAACCAGCTGGTGGGCGGCCACATGTCGCCGTCATCTTCCTCCAATGTCTCCTTGCAAGCGTCCTACCAGAGGAACTTGATGTCCACGAGTGACATGCCCATCTACACCAACCTGAGCAGCTACAACCAGGGACAGCTGGCGTATTCCGGAGGGCAGATGGCATACAGCTCGGGCCATAACGGCGGCGGAGCCTCTCAGCCGCATCCCAGAGGTCTGGATGCCCCTCAAACTGTCCCCGAGGTCCCTCACCTACCCGGAGACCCTACATCTCCGCCTTCCCTCTCCCCCATCGACCTCGAGACGCAAGAGAGAATCAAAGCCGAGCGCAAGAAGCTCCGCAACCGCATCGCGGCGTCGAAATGCCGTAAGCGCAAACTGGAGCGGATCTCGCGACTGGAGGAGAAGGTGAAGATCCTGAAGAGTCAGAACTCCGATCTGGCCTCCACCGCTTCGATGCTGCGGGAGCAGGTCTCGCAGCTCAAACAGAAGGTCATGAGTCACGTCACCAACGGCTGCCAGATTGCCGTCAGCTCTCCCAACAAATCCGGAGGACGAGGCGGCAGCGCCGGCAGCGAGGACTCCAGCTGCTGA